The following proteins are co-located in the Candidatus Nitrotoga sp. AM1P genome:
- a CDS encoding BPTD_3080 family restriction endonuclease yields MANAFFDRPILNSPYECPSRHWELNHGQPTQQVIEKRRVAEYITPLPKPKKRKGQAEQASLLLDDDKGLSTQVQEYQKTAAIINAVRQEVGKWRALPNPNTWHVTPETARLLQHWRHHKFSGVRPFFCQVEAVETLIWLIEVAPQLGKSAERFLDYLTNASNDANPELMRLALKLATGAGKTTVMAMLIAWQTINAVRHPASKKFTRGFLIVAPGLTIKDRLRVLQPNDPDSYYQSRELVPSDMMGDLERAKIVITNYHAFKLRERMELSKGGRLLLQGRSGDPLDTLETEGQMLQRVMPELMGMKNVLVINDEAHHCYREKPKADTDDEDLKGDDKKEAEENNEAARLWISGLEAINRKLGIPRVIDLSATPFFLSGSGYVEGTLFPWTMSDFSLMDAIECGIVKLPRIPVADNIPGNEMPMFRNLWEHIRAKMPKKGRGKGEPLNPLDLPTQLQTALEALYGHYEKTFELWMKEGISVPPCFIIVCNNTSASKLVYDYISGFQQQHENGTSKLIEGRFSLFRNHDEHGNPLGRPRTLLIDSEQLESGEALDDNFRNMAADEIERFRSEIFERGGKLADELRAGKSIDDATLLREVMNTVGKAGQLGDSIRCVVSVSMLTEGWDANTVTHVLGVRAFGTQLLCEQVIGRALRRQSYELNENGPNKGLFNVEYADVLGIPFDFTAKPVIAPPQKPRETIQVKAIRPDRDNCEITFPRVQGYRTELPEERLTADFNNDSVLELTPDLVGATETRNSGIIGETVDLNLVHTGDVRPSQVIYELTSHLVLTKFRDANGDPQLNLFGQLKRIARQWIEGYLVCKGGTYPAQLKYKTLADMACERITAGITRALVGSKPIKAVLDPYNPVGSTTHVNFNTSKLDRWQTDARRCQINWVILDSDWEAEFCRVAESHPRVKAYVKNHNLGLEVPYRYGSEMRKYIPDFIVQVDDGHGEDDLLNLIVEIKGYRREDAKEKKNTMDVYWVPGVNNLKQHGRWAFAEFTEVYQIEADFTKKVEAEFNKMIDGTLKNEG; encoded by the coding sequence ATGGCAAACGCATTCTTTGATCGTCCAATTCTCAACTCGCCCTATGAATGTCCCTCTCGCCATTGGGAACTCAACCATGGACAGCCCACACAGCAGGTTATTGAGAAACGCCGCGTTGCGGAATACATAACACCGCTTCCCAAGCCGAAGAAACGCAAAGGCCAAGCAGAACAAGCATCTCTATTGCTGGATGATGACAAGGGACTTTCAACCCAAGTGCAGGAATACCAAAAAACGGCGGCCATCATCAACGCAGTTCGCCAGGAAGTTGGCAAGTGGCGTGCGTTGCCTAATCCAAACACTTGGCACGTCACGCCAGAAACTGCCCGGCTGTTACAACATTGGCGGCATCATAAGTTCAGCGGCGTTCGTCCCTTTTTCTGTCAGGTCGAGGCGGTTGAAACGCTTATCTGGCTGATCGAAGTTGCACCACAATTAGGAAAATCAGCCGAGCGGTTTCTAGATTATCTGACCAACGCCAGCAACGATGCCAACCCAGAACTGATGAGATTGGCACTGAAGCTCGCCACCGGTGCGGGCAAGACTACCGTCATGGCAATGCTGATCGCGTGGCAAACCATCAACGCCGTGCGCCACCCTGCCAGCAAGAAATTCACGCGCGGCTTTTTGATCGTCGCCCCCGGCCTCACCATAAAGGATCGTCTGCGCGTACTGCAACCGAATGACCCGGACAGTTATTACCAAAGTCGCGAACTGGTGCCCAGTGACATGATGGGCGATCTCGAGCGCGCCAAGATCGTCATCACCAACTACCACGCCTTCAAACTGCGCGAACGCATGGAATTATCCAAAGGCGGACGATTGCTGTTACAAGGACGTAGCGGCGACCCACTCGATACCCTCGAGACTGAAGGCCAGATGCTGCAGCGCGTCATGCCAGAACTGATGGGCATGAAAAACGTTCTGGTCATCAACGATGAAGCTCATCACTGCTACCGCGAAAAGCCGAAAGCAGATACCGATGACGAAGACTTGAAAGGCGACGACAAAAAAGAAGCCGAAGAAAACAACGAGGCAGCACGTTTATGGATTTCCGGCCTCGAAGCCATCAATCGCAAGTTGGGTATACCTCGCGTCATTGATCTCTCTGCCACGCCATTCTTCCTGAGCGGCTCCGGCTATGTTGAAGGCACTTTGTTCCCTTGGACAATGAGCGACTTCTCGCTGATGGATGCCATCGAGTGCGGCATCGTCAAGCTGCCGCGAATACCGGTAGCCGACAACATCCCCGGCAACGAAATGCCCATGTTCCGCAACCTGTGGGAGCACATTCGCGCCAAGATGCCAAAGAAAGGACGCGGCAAGGGAGAACCACTAAACCCGCTTGACCTGCCGACCCAACTTCAAACTGCCCTCGAAGCGCTCTACGGGCACTACGAAAAAACCTTCGAGCTTTGGATGAAAGAAGGTATTTCCGTGCCGCCCTGCTTCATCATCGTCTGCAACAACACATCGGCATCTAAGCTGGTGTATGACTACATCTCCGGCTTTCAGCAACAGCATGAAAATGGCACCAGCAAACTAATCGAGGGACGTTTTTCCCTGTTCCGCAACCACGACGAACACGGCAACCCGCTGGGGCGTCCACGCACACTTTTGATCGATAGCGAACAACTTGAATCCGGCGAGGCGCTGGACGATAACTTCCGTAACATGGCAGCCGACGAAATCGAGCGTTTCCGCAGTGAGATTTTTGAAAGAGGGGGCAAACTCGCCGACGAACTACGCGCGGGGAAATCTATTGACGACGCCACGCTGCTGCGCGAAGTCATGAATACCGTCGGCAAAGCGGGGCAACTGGGCGATTCCATCCGCTGTGTCGTGTCTGTCTCCATGCTCACAGAAGGCTGGGACGCCAACACGGTCACCCATGTCCTCGGTGTGCGAGCCTTCGGCACCCAGTTGCTGTGCGAACAGGTGATAGGCCGCGCCCTGCGCCGCCAATCCTATGAGCTCAACGAGAATGGCCCCAACAAAGGTCTGTTCAACGTCGAATATGCCGATGTGCTCGGCATCCCCTTTGACTTCACCGCCAAGCCCGTGATTGCGCCGCCGCAAAAACCGCGCGAAACCATCCAGGTCAAAGCCATCCGTCCCGACCGCGATAATTGCGAGATCACATTCCCGCGTGTGCAAGGCTATCGCACCGAGCTGCCGGAAGAGCGGCTCACTGCCGACTTCAACAACGATTCTGTACTCGAACTCACCCCCGATCTGGTGGGCGCAACCGAAACGCGCAATTCCGGCATCATAGGCGAAACAGTTGATTTGAATCTGGTGCATACCGGCGACGTACGCCCTTCACAAGTCATTTACGAACTGACCTCGCATCTGGTACTGACAAAATTTCGCGATGCCAACGGCGACCCCCAGCTCAACCTGTTCGGTCAACTCAAGCGCATCGCACGCCAGTGGATTGAGGGTTATCTGGTGTGCAAGGGTGGCACCTATCCGGCACAACTCAAATACAAGACGCTGGCCGACATGGCCTGCGAGCGCATCACCGCTGGCATCACTCGCGCACTGGTGGGCAGCAAGCCGATCAAAGCTGTGCTCGACCCCTACAACCCTGTGGGCAGCACTACGCATGTCAACTTCAACACCTCGAAGCTGGATCGGTGGCAGACCGATGCACGCCGCTGCCAGATTAACTGGGTAATTCTCGATAGCGATTGGGAAGCCGAATTCTGCCGCGTCGCCGAATCGCATCCGCGCGTCAAAGCCTACGTCAAGAACCACAACCTCGGTCTGGAAGTGCCTTATCGCTATGGCTCGGAGATGCGTAAATATATCCCCGACTTCATCGTGCAGGTGGATGACGGCCACGGCGAGGATGACTTGCTTAACCTCATCGTCGAGATCAAAGGCTACCGCCGCGAAGATGCCAAGGAAAAAAAGAACACCATGGACGTCTACTGGGTGCCCGGCGTGAACAACCTCAAGCAGCATGGTCGCTGGGCCTTCGCCGAATTCACCGAGGTGTACCAGATCGAAGCCGACTTCACGAAAAAGGTCGAGGCCGAATTCAACAAAATGATTGATGGAACACTAAAGAATGAGGGGTGA
- a CDS encoding BRO-N domain-containing protein, protein MSNIKLFESKHIRSIWDDKAQCWLFAVVDIVAALTDSQNPQVYWRVLKKRLLAEDNETVTNCNALKMTAPDGKQRLTDVADTEQLLRLIQSIPSPKAEPFKRWLARVGYERLEEIENPELAAARMRELYKVKGYSDEWIEKRVRGIAIRDELTNEWQKRGVKEQREYSILTAKINRATFGMTPTEYKAFKSLDKPADNLRDHMNDLELIFTMLGEASTTEIAHNKDAQAMSRIATPPRLTARWQAAHGATSKRNPASASPARKTTRLCPKQWRANG, encoded by the coding sequence ATGAGCAACATTAAATTGTTTGAATCGAAACATATCCGTTCAATCTGGGACGACAAGGCACAGTGTTGGTTGTTCGCTGTCGTGGATATTGTCGCGGCTTTAACTGACAGTCAGAACCCCCAAGTCTATTGGCGTGTTTTAAAAAAACGGCTGTTGGCCGAGGACAATGAAACCGTTACAAATTGTAACGCTTTGAAAATGACTGCGCCTGATGGGAAGCAACGGCTCACCGATGTGGCGGATACTGAGCAATTGCTTCGACTCATCCAATCCATCCCCTCGCCCAAGGCAGAACCCTTCAAACGCTGGCTGGCCAGGGTCGGCTACGAACGCCTCGAAGAAATCGAAAACCCCGAACTGGCCGCAGCACGGATGCGCGAACTTTATAAGGTCAAGGGTTACAGCGACGAATGGATCGAAAAGCGCGTGCGCGGCATCGCCATCCGCGACGAGCTGACTAACGAATGGCAGAAGCGCGGCGTGAAAGAACAGCGCGAATACTCCATCCTCACCGCCAAAATCAACCGCGCCACTTTCGGCATGACTCCAACCGAGTACAAGGCATTCAAAAGCCTCGACAAACCGGCGGACAACCTGCGCGACCACATGAATGATCTGGAACTGATCTTCACCATGCTGGGCGAAGCCTCCACCACCGAAATTGCACACAATAAAGACGCGCAAGCTATGTCGAGAATCGCAACGCCGCCGAGGCTGACGGCGCGGTGGCAGGCCGCGCACGGCGCGACCTCGAAAAGAAATCCGGCAAGCGCGTCGCCAGCCAGGAAAACCACAAGGCTCTGCCCGAAGCAGTGGCGCGCAAACGGCTAA
- a CDS encoding site-specific DNA-methyltransferase, with amino-acid sequence MAKVPKSKLTVETIKHDEATRKNIPTAEYQSVMQKEELTPIRVAYERRNRDLDPQLVWHGKDEQDWSDLVVHAPPLYIQEKVHPKVLIDDLKRQTEQAEADKAVNQSGFTTDLFGDFNGLPNDGAKTEFYQHDAHWANRMILGDSLQVMASLAEREGLRGKVQCIYFDPPYGIKFNSNFQWSTTSRDVKDGNAGHITREPEQVKAFRDTWRDGIHSYLTYLRDRLTVARDLLTDSGSIFVQIGDENVHRVRAVMDEVFGEDNFVSTIAYAKTTGFSGDTLSNVADYMVWFAKKKDLLKYRDLYTAKQAGEAGATKYREISSIQALRNSTHERTRLATSDQLTSQGESSSEQMFPFAGRKWTAPKGLHWKTTVEGLIRTAKAERIMEEGASVRYVRCLDDFAATPRTNLWLDIGGVQSRTDPKIYVVQTATEAVQRCVLMTTDPGDLVLDPTCGSGTTAYVSEQWGRRWITIDTSRVALALARARIMGARYPYYLLADSRDGQIKESEVTRTVPSSQPTRGNIRQGFVYERVPHITLKSIANNTEIDVIWDKWQQTLESLREQLNKALGKQWQEWEIPRELPKSVRPEPVEGRASTSPSVLSTVPAHPSTGSGRTATVVEASARTEEEIHREWWSARIARQKEIDASIAAKAEHEYLYDKPYEDKKKVRVAGPFTVESLSPHRVLAVDENDELIDGVAESKTGYGEERDFVQMILENLKTAGVQQAHKEDKITFTTLTPWPGDLVCAEGKYLEPSPLGRGQGEGGVERRAAIFIGPEFGTVSRPDLVSAAREAGDSGFDVLITCAFNYDAHSSEFDKLGRIPVLKARMNADLHMADDLKNTGKGNLFVIFGEPDIDILDAEAGQVRVKINGVDVFHPNTGEVRSDGAEGIACWFIDTDYNEESFFVRHAYFLGANDPYKALRTTLKAEINEDAWASLNSDTSRPFDKPKSGRIAVKVINHLGDEVMKVFKVV; translated from the coding sequence ATGGCCAAAGTACCTAAAAGCAAACTCACCGTCGAAACCATCAAGCACGACGAGGCGACGCGCAAGAACATTCCCACTGCCGAATACCAATCGGTGATGCAAAAGGAAGAGCTGACTCCCATCCGCGTGGCCTACGAACGTCGCAATCGCGACCTCGATCCGCAATTGGTCTGGCACGGCAAGGACGAGCAGGACTGGTCTGATTTAGTGGTGCATGCGCCGCCGCTCTACATTCAGGAAAAGGTTCACCCCAAGGTGCTGATCGACGACCTGAAACGGCAGACGGAGCAAGCCGAAGCAGACAAAGCGGTCAACCAGTCTGGCTTCACCACCGACCTCTTTGGCGACTTTAACGGTCTGCCCAACGATGGTGCCAAGACCGAGTTCTACCAGCACGACGCCCATTGGGCCAATCGCATGATCCTCGGCGATAGCCTGCAAGTGATGGCCAGCCTCGCCGAGCGCGAAGGGCTGCGCGGCAAGGTGCAATGCATCTATTTCGATCCGCCCTACGGCATCAAATTCAACTCCAACTTCCAGTGGTCCACCACCAGCCGCGACGTCAAGGACGGCAACGCTGGTCACATCACCCGCGAGCCGGAGCAAGTAAAAGCCTTTCGCGATACTTGGCGCGATGGCATTCACTCCTACCTTACCTATCTGCGCGACAGGCTGACCGTGGCGCGGGATTTGTTGACCGATTCCGGGTCGATCTTTGTGCAGATCGGGGATGAGAATGTGCACCGGGTGCGGGCGGTGATGGATGAGGTATTTGGGGAGGATAACTTCGTCTCAACGATTGCATACGCAAAAACTACCGGGTTCTCTGGTGATACGCTTTCAAATGTCGCTGACTACATGGTTTGGTTTGCCAAGAAAAAAGACCTGCTTAAGTACCGCGATCTCTATACGGCGAAGCAAGCTGGCGAAGCTGGTGCAACAAAATATCGCGAGATATCGTCTATTCAGGCTCTTAGAAACTCTACGCATGAACGGACTCGCCTTGCGACGTCAGATCAGCTGACGTCGCAAGGCGAGTCCAGTTCGGAGCAGATGTTTCCTTTCGCCGGACGTAAATGGACTGCGCCGAAAGGACTGCACTGGAAAACGACCGTTGAAGGCTTGATTCGTACCGCAAAAGCAGAGCGAATAATGGAAGAGGGCGCCTCAGTCAGGTACGTACGCTGCCTTGATGATTTCGCAGCCACACCAAGAACGAATCTCTGGCTTGACATTGGAGGCGTCCAAAGCCGAACCGATCCCAAGATATATGTGGTGCAGACAGCAACGGAGGCCGTACAGCGCTGCGTCCTCATGACTACCGACCCTGGCGATCTCGTCCTCGACCCCACCTGCGGTTCCGGCACGACGGCCTATGTCTCCGAGCAATGGGGCCGCCGCTGGATCACCATCGACACTTCTCGCGTCGCACTGGCGTTGGCCCGCGCCCGCATCATGGGAGCGCGCTACCCCTACTATCTGCTCGCCGACAGCCGCGACGGCCAGATCAAAGAAAGCGAAGTCACCCGCACCGTTCCATCGAGTCAGCCCACGCGCGGCAATATCCGCCAAGGCTTCGTCTATGAACGTGTGCCGCACATCACCCTGAAATCCATCGCTAACAACACCGAGATTGATGTCATCTGGGACAAGTGGCAGCAGACGCTGGAATCGTTGCGTGAACAACTCAACAAGGCGCTGGGCAAGCAATGGCAGGAATGGGAAATCCCCCGCGAGCTTCCGAAATCCGTTCGCCCTGAGCCTGTCGAAGGGCGTGCTTCGACCTCGCCTTCAGTGCTGAGTACTGTTCCCGCTCACCCTTCGACAGGCTCAGGGCGAACGGCAACAGTAGTCGAAGCATCAGCACGAACGGAGGAGGAGATTCACCGGGAATGGTGGAGTGCGCGCATCGCCCGCCAGAAAGAAATCGACGCCTCCATCGCAGCCAAAGCCGAGCACGAATACCTCTACGACAAACCCTACGAGGATAAGAAAAAAGTCCGCGTTGCTGGGCCGTTCACCGTCGAAAGCCTCTCGCCCCATCGCGTGTTGGCTGTGGATGAAAACGACGAACTGATCGACGGTGTCGCCGAATCCAAGACCGGCTACGGTGAAGAGCGCGACTTCGTCCAGATGATCCTGGAAAACCTCAAGACCGCTGGCGTGCAGCAGGCGCACAAAGAAGACAAAATCACCTTCACCACGCTCACCCCGTGGCCCGGCGATCTGGTCTGCGCCGAAGGCAAGTATCTGGAACCCTCTCCCCTTGGAAGAGGACAGGGTGAGGGTGGAGTTGAACGCCGCGCCGCCATCTTCATCGGTCCCGAATTCGGCACCGTCTCTCGTCCCGATCTGGTCTCTGCCGCACGAGAAGCAGGAGACTCTGGCTTTGATGTACTCATCACCTGTGCCTTCAACTACGATGCGCATTCATCCGAATTCGACAAACTCGGACGCATCCCCGTGCTCAAGGCGCGCATGAACGCCGACCTGCACATGGCCGATGACCTCAAGAACACCGGCAAGGGCAACCTCTTCGTCATCTTCGGCGAACCCGACATCGACATTCTCGATGCCGAAGCCGGTCAGGTTCGCGTCAAGATCAACGGTGTGGACGTATTCCACCCCAACACCGGCGAAGTACGCAGCGACGGTGCCGAGGGCATTGCCTGCTGGTTCATCGACACCGACTACAACGAAGAAAGCTTCTTCGTCCGCCACGCCTACTTCCTGGGAGCAAACGATCCCTACAAGGCACTCAGAACCACCCTCAAAGCCGAGATCAACGAAGATGCCTGGGCATCGCTCAACAGCGACACCTCAAGGCCATTCGATAAACCGAAGTCCGGGCGGATTGCGGTGAAGGTCATCAATCATCTGGGGGATGAAGTGATGAAGGTGTTTAAGGTTGTGTGA
- a CDS encoding AAA family ATPase: protein MALIDEILKWSEEKLPLWQRDAARRIFQQENGLSVDDYAELYTLLKAAHGLPNPLGLTPEPLKAAHLPPVLQAGEKVVLKAIRNLVYVNRIAQGQKLNFAPSGMTVIYGGNGSGKSGYVRVMKRACRARDQAEKVLADANDPAAQNSVPKAIFDIEINGACKPIHWTFNSDSPDDLAKISVFDSHCARAYLTAEQDVAYLPYGLDVVENLANKVLPELTRRLNEEIATINVDRQPFQHLVGETEVGRLVLALSERTNPDKVKALGTLSEIDTAQIKEIDAALAESDPGKKAKEHRLSAGRLKSWAERIETALSWVSDAAIEKLKKITDTTVTANQTEKQAAETLQSGELLLPGTGEPVWKVLFNAARKFSTEVAYPEHSFPHATAEAKCPLCQQPLNDAGERLKRFEEYIQNDVAKAAAEQRQKLEATKVKIERANLSVSFDKSHVEELAQLDDAVASIINAFEKNIETRRSWMLQNLNSYTWVDAPALGENPRKRLRNLAAHQFKSARILARAVDEVKKKSLIDKREELRVRQNLSACLGAVLALIDRFKMRQALKTCEQDLKTRPISDKSKEFASGAVTVALKNALDEEFKSLGIGHIQTKLKDRNDKGKIKHQLLLDLPTTNKLEQILSEGEQRAIALGSFLSELKLANHACGIVFDDPVSSLDHIRRGRVARRLAVESKQRQVLIFTHDVVFLQQLRDQCDKLNVPPFFCRLEANRGFYGNVSEGLPWTHKSYGERIDFLEKAQKQFEKMPWPADPSEELAREMIRQYSFLRATIERVAQDFVLGGTVQRFKDYIDVKKLKLVIGLQKSEVDEILRINQRCHDLVEAHDPSSAKDEPPPTPDELKQDIADLQKLIQGITDRRKGAANRVT from the coding sequence ATGGCATTGATTGACGAAATTCTAAAGTGGTCAGAAGAGAAGCTACCTCTCTGGCAACGTGATGCGGCTCGCCGTATATTTCAGCAAGAGAATGGCTTGTCTGTCGATGATTACGCGGAGCTATATACCTTACTGAAAGCAGCCCATGGGTTACCTAACCCATTGGGCCTGACACCAGAGCCGTTAAAGGCGGCTCATCTGCCGCCGGTGCTTCAAGCTGGCGAGAAGGTTGTTCTGAAGGCGATACGAAATTTGGTGTATGTAAACCGAATCGCGCAGGGGCAGAAACTGAATTTCGCACCATCGGGAATGACGGTGATCTACGGTGGAAACGGAAGCGGGAAGTCGGGCTATGTAAGAGTAATGAAACGGGCATGCCGTGCACGAGATCAGGCAGAGAAAGTCCTTGCAGATGCAAACGATCCTGCTGCCCAGAATAGCGTGCCTAAAGCAATTTTCGACATTGAAATTAACGGGGCTTGCAAACCTATACACTGGACTTTCAATAGTGACTCACCCGACGATCTGGCTAAGATTTCAGTTTTCGATTCACACTGTGCTCGCGCTTACCTGACTGCCGAGCAGGATGTGGCTTATCTGCCATATGGGCTGGACGTTGTTGAGAATCTTGCAAATAAAGTTCTACCAGAGTTGACTCGCCGCCTTAACGAAGAAATTGCTACTATCAATGTTGATCGCCAACCATTCCAGCATTTAGTTGGCGAGACAGAAGTTGGGCGGCTGGTTCTAGCACTAAGCGAAAGGACGAATCCAGACAAGGTTAAAGCTCTTGGCACATTATCCGAGATCGATACGGCACAGATTAAGGAAATTGACGCAGCACTTGCCGAATCTGATCCAGGAAAGAAAGCAAAAGAGCATCGCCTTTCAGCGGGGCGTTTAAAGAGTTGGGCGGAAAGAATCGAAACCGCATTGTCTTGGGTCAGTGATGCCGCTATAGAGAAACTCAAAAAAATTACCGATACCACGGTCACTGCCAATCAGACCGAGAAGCAAGCAGCAGAAACACTTCAGTCAGGAGAATTGCTTCTGCCTGGAACCGGTGAGCCAGTATGGAAGGTATTGTTTAATGCTGCACGCAAGTTCTCAACTGAGGTCGCCTATCCAGAACATTCGTTCCCTCATGCCACTGCCGAGGCAAAATGTCCTCTCTGTCAGCAACCGTTGAACGATGCCGGAGAACGGTTGAAACGATTTGAGGAATATATACAAAACGATGTGGCTAAAGCTGCCGCAGAGCAACGACAAAAACTTGAAGCAACAAAGGTAAAGATTGAAAGAGCCAACCTGAGCGTTAGTTTCGACAAATCTCATGTTGAAGAGCTGGCACAGCTTGATGATGCAGTTGCCTCTATTATCAATGCATTTGAAAAAAACATAGAAACTCGCCGTAGTTGGATGCTTCAAAATCTCAACTCCTATACGTGGGTGGACGCGCCCGCGCTTGGAGAGAATCCACGTAAGCGACTGCGTAATCTCGCTGCACATCAATTCAAGTCAGCAAGAATCCTTGCCCGAGCAGTGGACGAAGTTAAGAAAAAATCGCTGATAGATAAACGAGAAGAACTACGTGTTCGCCAGAATCTTTCAGCATGCCTAGGCGCAGTGCTTGCACTGATTGACCGATTTAAGATGAGGCAGGCACTAAAAACCTGTGAACAAGACCTTAAAACAAGGCCAATTTCAGACAAGTCAAAAGAATTTGCAAGTGGTGCTGTTACTGTTGCGCTAAAAAATGCGTTGGATGAGGAATTCAAGTCTCTCGGGATAGGACATATACAAACTAAGCTTAAAGATCGAAATGATAAAGGGAAAATTAAGCACCAATTACTTCTGGATCTCCCAACAACAAACAAACTGGAACAAATACTCAGTGAAGGTGAGCAGCGAGCCATCGCACTGGGTTCATTCCTCTCAGAATTGAAGCTTGCAAATCATGCATGCGGCATCGTTTTTGATGACCCCGTTTCATCACTGGATCACATACGCCGAGGCAGAGTCGCAAGGCGATTGGCGGTAGAGTCCAAGCAAAGACAGGTTTTGATTTTCACTCACGATGTTGTGTTTCTTCAGCAGTTACGAGATCAATGCGACAAGCTTAATGTGCCACCGTTTTTTTGCCGACTTGAGGCGAACAGGGGTTTTTATGGCAACGTATCCGAAGGGCTTCCATGGACACACAAGAGCTATGGCGAAAGAATCGACTTCCTAGAAAAGGCACAAAAGCAATTTGAGAAAATGCCATGGCCTGCTGACCCATCAGAGGAGCTGGCTCGTGAGATGATCCGGCAATACAGTTTTCTCAGGGCAACAATTGAGCGGGTGGCACAAGATTTTGTTCTTGGCGGCACAGTGCAGCGTTTTAAGGATTACATAGACGTTAAGAAGCTGAAGCTGGTGATTGGACTTCAAAAATCAGAAGTAGATGAAATTCTCCGCATTAACCAACGTTGCCATGATTTGGTCGAGGCACATGATCCATCCTCAGCTAAGGATGAGCCGCCACCAACTCCTGATGAACTGAAACAAGACATTGCCGATTTACAGAAGCTAATTCAAGGCATCACGGATCGGCGAAAAGGCGCAGCAAATAGGGTGACGTGA
- a CDS encoding virulence RhuM family protein, with the protein MTELFGKAKGTISEHIKHIFEDGEMTPEATVRLFRTVQPEGGRDVTREVEHYNLDMVLALGFRVRSPVGVRFRQWANDKLKEYIVKGFVLDDARLKNPGKGRDYFDELTRRLQDIRTSERRFYQKITDIYATSVDYDANHALTQAFFATVQNKVHFAIHGQTAAELIATRADSSQPNMGLTTWEGARIRKADVSIAKNYLNDEELRALNNLAEQYLIFAEGQAARHIAMTMQDWISKLEGFLTLNDREILQGAGKVSAELAKSHAEQEFDKCRVLDDQRFESDFDRMVKRLPAKTPGKEN; encoded by the coding sequence TTGACCGAGTTGTTCGGCAAGGCCAAAGGGACAATCAGCGAGCATATCAAACACATCTTCGAGGATGGTGAAATGACTCCGGAGGCAACTGTTCGGTTATTCCGAACAGTTCAACCTGAGGGGGGGCGTGACGTGACCCGCGAGGTTGAACACTACAATCTGGACATGGTGCTGGCTCTGGGCTTCCGGGTGCGCAGCCCTGTGGGCGTGCGTTTCCGCCAGTGGGCCAACGACAAGCTGAAGGAATATATCGTCAAGGGCTTTGTGCTGGATGACGCGCGTCTGAAAAACCCCGGCAAAGGGCGGGATTACTTCGACGAACTGACACGCCGCCTGCAAGACATACGCACCAGTGAGCGGCGGTTTTACCAGAAGATTACGGACATCTACGCGACCAGCGTGGATTACGATGCCAACCATGCGCTCACCCAGGCGTTCTTTGCCACGGTGCAGAACAAGGTGCATTTCGCCATTCACGGCCAGACTGCCGCCGAACTGATCGCCACCCGTGCCGACAGCAGCCAGCCGAACATGGGGTTGACGACTTGGGAGGGGGCACGCATTCGCAAGGCCGATGTGAGCATCGCCAAGAATTACCTGAACGATGAAGAGCTGCGCGCCCTCAATAATCTGGCCGAGCAGTATTTGATTTTTGCCGAAGGTCAGGCTGCACGGCATATAGCCATGACTATGCAAGACTGGATCAGCAAACTGGAAGGTTTTTTGACACTGAATGACCGCGAGATTTTGCAAGGCGCAGGCAAGGTATCGGCTGAGCTTGCCAAATCTCACGCAGAGCAGGAGTTCGACAAATGCCGGGTATTGGATGACCAGCGTTTCGAGTCTGACTTCGATCGCATGGTGAAGCGATTGCCCGCCAAAACGCCAGGGAAGGAAAACTGA